Proteins found in one Quercus robur chromosome 2, dhQueRobu3.1, whole genome shotgun sequence genomic segment:
- the LOC126696275 gene encoding probable glycosyltransferase At5g11130: MGDWNYTTLFFMYPSLFLILLHEMNYSWRIEKGLARARRAIKEAARSRSYRSNTEDEFVPRGSTYINPYAFHQSHAEMLKRFKVWPYKEGELPIFHRGPMTNIYSTEGQFMDELESGESPFLAKDPNEAAAFYIPVSITNIIEFVYKPRIIYTSKPLQKVVKDYMEVISKKHPYWNRSDGADHFMVSCHDWGPKISFDDRKFYKHFIRVLCNANTTEGFDPARDASLPEVKIASENLNPPSFSQPLNNRSILAFFAGREHGFVRKILLRYWKDNDPDIQVHEYLPKNLNYFELMGQSKFCLCPSGYEVASPRVVESIFAECVPVLISDGYVPPFSDVLDWSQFSIQIPVAKIPEIKKILQGISEDEFLEKRKRIIQVHRHFVINRPAKPYDLLHMVMHSVWLRRLNIRLPL; the protein is encoded by the exons ATGGGTGACTGGAATTACACCACCCTATTCTTCATGTacccttctctctttctcatcctc TTGCATGAAATGAATTATTCTTGGAGAATAGAAAAAGGACTGGCAAGAGCTAGAAGGGCGATAAAGGAGGCAGCTCGATCACGAAGCTATAGATCGAACACTGAGGATGAGTTTGTTCCAAGAGGATCCACCTACATAAATCCTTATGCCTTTCATCA GAGCCATGCAGAGATGTTGAAACGGTTCAAAGTATGGCCATACAAGGAAGGAGAGTTGCCCATTTTTCACAGGGGGCCAATGACCAACATATACTCAACTGAAGGGCAATTCATGGATGAATTGGAAAGTGGGGAGAGTCCTTTTTTAGCTAAGGACCCGAATGAGGCCGCTGCATTTTATATTCCCGTTAGTATTACCAATATCATTGAATTCGTGTACAAGCCTCGCATCATATATACTAGTAAACCTCTACAAAAGGTTGTCAAGGACTACATGGAAGTCATATCAAAGAAACACCCGTATTGGAACAGAAGCGATGGAGCTGACCATTTTATGGTTTCTTGTCATGACTGG GGACCAAAAATTTCATTTGATGACCGTAAGTTTTACAAACACTTCATTAGAGTTCTATGCAATGCCAACACTACTGAAGGCTTCGATCCGGCGAGAGATGCCTCCTTACCTGAAGTTAAAATTGCATCTGAAAACCTGAATCCTCCAAGCTTCAGCCAGCCCCTAAACAATCGTTCAATTTTAGCCTTTTTCGCCGGTCGCGAGCACGGGTTTGTAAGGAAAATACTACTTAGGTACTGGAAAGACAATGACCCAGATATCCAAGTGCATGAGTATCTccctaaaaacttaaattatttcGAGTTAATGGGTCAAAGCAAGTTTTGCCTGTGCCCTAGTGGGTATGAAGTTGCAAGCCCTAGAGTTGTTGAGTCTATTTTTGCAGAATGTGTCCCCGTGCTAATATCCGATGGTTATGTGCCACCATTTAGTGATGTTCTTGATTGGAGCCAATTTTCTATTCAAATTCCAGTTGCAAAGATACcagaaatcaagaaaattttgcaaGGAATTTCGGAGGATGAGTTTTTAGAGAAGCGAAAGCGGATTATCCAGGTGCATCGACATTTTGTGATCAATAGGCCTGCTAAACCATATGATTTATTGCACATGGTGATGCATTCAGTGTGGCTCAGGAGGCTAAACATAAGGCTGCCACTGTAA